A genomic region of Azoarcus sp. KH32C contains the following coding sequences:
- a CDS encoding FMN-dependent NADH-azoreductase, translating to MNILQINSSARSEGSQSTRLANSIVERLKNENPGAALVVRDLARNPHPVLDEATLGALFTPAEQRTPEQAARVALDDALIAEIQAADAVVLGVPMYNFGVPAQLKNWIDAIARAKVTFQYTANGPEGLLKGKTVYVALTRGGRYRNSPLDSQVPYLKAVLGFLGMTDVRFAFAEGLAMGPEAEQQAFAEAQRDIEAAFA from the coding sequence ATGAACATCCTGCAGATCAACTCCAGCGCCCGTAGCGAAGGTTCGCAATCGACCCGTCTGGCGAACTCGATCGTCGAGCGCCTGAAGAACGAAAATCCGGGCGCGGCGCTGGTCGTCCGCGACCTGGCTCGCAATCCGCACCCCGTGCTTGACGAAGCCACGCTCGGCGCACTCTTCACGCCGGCCGAGCAGCGCACGCCGGAACAGGCAGCCCGCGTCGCGCTCGATGACGCGCTGATCGCCGAAATCCAGGCCGCCGACGCCGTGGTGCTGGGCGTGCCGATGTACAACTTCGGCGTGCCGGCGCAACTGAAGAACTGGATCGATGCGATCGCCCGTGCGAAGGTCACTTTCCAATACACCGCGAACGGGCCCGAAGGCCTGCTGAAGGGCAAGACGGTGTATGTCGCGCTGACCCGCGGCGGCCGTTACCGCAACAGCCCGCTCGACTCGCAAGTCCCGTATCTGAAGGCCGTGCTCGGCTTCCTCGGCATGACCGACGTGCGCTTCGCCTTCGCCGAAGGCCTGGCGATGGGCCCCGAAGCGGAACAACAGGCCTTCGCCGAAGCTCAACGCGATATCGAGGCCGCGTTCGCCTGA
- a CDS encoding disulfide bond formation protein B — translation MMNPSSPSPRFLFLALFAACFALLGFGLYLQHVKGLEPCPMCIMQRYAFIAVGLTALVAGLHNPGRTGTRAYAVLVLLMALAGGGVAVRQTWIQIYPPQVSECGPDLEFMLGSFPLADALPMIFRGAGDCSVVDWTFLGLSIANWSLVTFTLVVLFAIAIFLRGKARA, via the coding sequence ATGATGAATCCATCTTCGCCGTCCCCCCGCTTTCTTTTCCTGGCGCTGTTCGCAGCCTGCTTCGCCCTGCTCGGCTTCGGCCTCTACCTGCAGCACGTGAAGGGGCTGGAGCCCTGCCCGATGTGCATCATGCAGCGCTATGCCTTCATCGCCGTGGGCCTGACCGCGCTGGTCGCGGGACTGCATAATCCGGGACGGACGGGAACGCGCGCGTATGCCGTGCTCGTGCTGCTGATGGCGCTCGCGGGCGGCGGCGTCGCGGTGCGGCAGACGTGGATCCAGATCTACCCGCCGCAGGTGTCCGAATGCGGGCCCGACCTCGAATTCATGCTCGGCAGCTTCCCGCTGGCCGATGCCTTGCCGATGATTTTCCGCGGGGCGGGCGATTGCTCGGTCGTCGACTGGACCTTCCTCGGCCTGTCGATCGCCAACTGGTCGCTGGTGACCTTCACGCTGGTCGTGCTGTTCGCGATCGCGATCTTCCTGCGCGGCAAGGCCCGCGCCTGA
- a CDS encoding DUF2892 domain-containing protein — MTLTVNQFVRIFAGAFVLISLALGVEGSPLFVNKNFLWFTVFVGANLFQSGFTRFCPLEIFLRKAGVPDGPSCR, encoded by the coding sequence ATGACGCTCACCGTCAACCAGTTCGTCCGGATCTTTGCCGGCGCCTTCGTGCTGATCTCGCTCGCGCTCGGCGTCGAGGGCTCGCCGCTCTTCGTGAACAAGAACTTCCTGTGGTTCACGGTCTTCGTCGGCGCGAATCTCTTCCAGAGCGGCTTCACGCGCTTCTGCCCGCTGGAGATCTTCCTGCGCAAGGCCGGTGTGCCGGACGGGCCAAGCTGCCGCTGA